In one Trichlorobacter lovleyi SZ genomic region, the following are encoded:
- a CDS encoding serine hydrolase domain-containing protein — MHHPFKKIACLLLSALLMLALLAGCASPPVRPQALVPGEYGYLKEHITWLIRKEMSKNNVQGLSIALVDDQQVVWAEGFGYADTAARLPATADTVYRIGSVSKLFTSTAAMQLVEQGRLDLDAPLATYIPDFSLRSRFSNAKPITLRSIMTHHSGIPSDYAKGMWTRQPQPISSLPALIRDEYAAFPPDTFLSYSNLGMSLLGLAVQNVSGQEFAGYMQQALLSPLGMQHSAFSPGIGSAAPAARAYSGSDEKPEPPLRDMPAGGLNASVNDMSRFIRMILAEGEFNGQRIIKPETVREMLRPQNSSVALDQGFRIGLGWMLDGLGGINIKNVGTVAHHSGATLYHRAQLVVLPQVKLGVIVLSNSNSAQGLVNTISTEALKLAVEIKTGRKQPEKKPILTGEFLSADELKAYEGSYATMAGLGTLTAGPGYLKAELMDRSFRLVPRQDKKLQIQYRLLGLFPIDLGELGHYGVSRVNVSGHELLKASDGEQEVVIGEKVTPVALSAAWQQRLGSYRITNLGDDTQFADEISLRLADGLLLIEYTMREFGNARISQVIRPLSDNEAVTVGLWRGMGETIRVLQENGKEQLSFSGYRLEKAP; from the coding sequence ATGCATCACCCATTCAAGAAAATTGCATGCTTACTACTGTCTGCTCTCCTGATGCTGGCTCTGCTTGCAGGCTGCGCTTCACCACCAGTCAGACCGCAGGCCCTGGTTCCCGGTGAGTATGGCTACCTGAAAGAGCATATAACCTGGCTGATCCGTAAAGAGATGTCAAAAAACAATGTCCAGGGGCTCTCCATTGCACTGGTGGATGATCAGCAGGTGGTCTGGGCGGAGGGTTTTGGGTATGCCGATACCGCTGCCAGGCTTCCGGCCACGGCTGATACGGTCTACCGGATCGGCTCGGTTTCCAAGCTGTTCACCAGCACCGCTGCCATGCAACTGGTGGAACAGGGCAGGCTTGATCTTGATGCGCCGCTGGCAACCTACATCCCTGATTTTTCGCTCCGCTCCAGATTCAGCAATGCCAAACCAATTACCCTGCGCAGTATCATGACCCACCATTCCGGCATCCCGTCTGATTATGCCAAGGGGATGTGGACCAGACAGCCTCAGCCGATCAGTAGCCTGCCTGCTCTGATCAGGGATGAATACGCTGCATTTCCGCCCGACACGTTCTTATCCTATTCAAATCTGGGGATGTCACTGCTGGGGCTGGCAGTACAGAACGTCAGCGGTCAGGAGTTTGCCGGCTATATGCAGCAGGCCCTGTTGTCGCCGTTGGGGATGCAGCATTCTGCGTTCTCTCCCGGCATTGGCAGTGCGGCTCCTGCGGCCAGGGCCTACAGTGGCAGCGATGAAAAGCCGGAGCCGCCTTTGCGTGATATGCCGGCTGGAGGCCTGAATGCATCGGTCAACGATATGAGCCGGTTTATCCGCATGATCCTGGCCGAAGGGGAGTTTAACGGCCAGAGAATCATCAAGCCGGAAACCGTCCGTGAGATGCTGCGGCCCCAGAACAGCAGCGTAGCGCTTGACCAGGGCTTCCGGATCGGCCTGGGCTGGATGCTGGATGGTCTGGGCGGCATCAACATCAAAAATGTCGGTACCGTGGCCCACCACAGCGGCGCCACCCTGTACCACCGTGCCCAGCTGGTGGTGCTGCCCCAGGTCAAACTGGGGGTGATTGTGCTATCCAACTCCAATAGCGCCCAGGGGCTGGTAAATACCATTTCCACCGAGGCACTGAAGCTTGCGGTTGAAATCAAGACCGGCCGGAAACAACCGGAGAAGAAGCCGATTCTCACCGGCGAATTCCTGTCAGCGGACGAGCTGAAGGCCTATGAAGGCAGCTATGCCACCATGGCCGGTCTGGGGACGCTGACTGCTGGACCAGGGTATCTCAAGGCAGAGCTGATGGATCGTTCATTCCGGCTGGTGCCACGGCAGGACAAAAAACTGCAGATTCAGTACCGGCTGTTGGGGCTGTTTCCGATTGATCTGGGGGAGCTTGGCCACTATGGCGTCAGCCGCGTAAACGTAAGCGGTCACGAACTGCTGAAGGCATCGGATGGAGAGCAGGAAGTGGTAATTGGCGAGAAGGTCACACCGGTGGCACTGTCAGCGGCCTGGCAGCAACGGCTGGGCAGCTATCGTATCACCAACCTTGGTGACGACACGCAGTTTGCCGACGAGATTAGCCTGCGGCTGGCTGACGGCCTGCTGCTGATCGAGTACACCATGCGCGAATTCGGTAATGCCAGAATCAGCCAGGTTATCCGGCCTCTGTCCGACAATGAGGCAGTAACCGTCGGACTCTGGCGCGGCATGGGCGAAACCATCCGGGTGCTGCAGGAAAACGGCAAAGAGCAACTCAGCTTTTCCGGCTACCGGCTTGAAAAGGCTCCTTGA
- a CDS encoding DUF2975 domain-containing protein, producing the protein MKQQNLTTTSRTLQWTIVGLWLLTLLIAVLRWTAANLVAWLPPTLAAQVGSSSVTPAIRLACFVVELIPLAAAYYALAALYRICRAYGRGEIFRLETGILYRRFGRGLLLLGGANALYTSLLSALLSFAVQGKLTISVGLSTADLYLLIVGCAVQMLGMVMDEAYRLHDENSQIV; encoded by the coding sequence ATGAAACAACAAAATCTGACCACAACAAGCCGTACCCTGCAGTGGACGATTGTAGGGCTCTGGCTGCTGACGCTGCTGATTGCCGTGCTGCGTTGGACTGCGGCAAACCTGGTGGCCTGGCTGCCGCCAACACTGGCAGCCCAGGTTGGTAGCAGCAGCGTGACACCCGCTATCCGGCTGGCCTGTTTTGTGGTAGAGCTGATTCCGCTGGCTGCGGCCTATTACGCACTTGCCGCGCTGTATCGCATCTGCAGGGCCTATGGCAGGGGTGAAATCTTCAGGCTGGAAACCGGTATCCTGTATCGCCGCTTTGGCAGGGGGCTTTTGCTGCTGGGTGGGGCAAATGCGCTCTATACATCGCTGTTGTCCGCCCTGCTGTCGTTTGCAGTACAGGGAAAACTGACCATCTCGGTTGGCCTGAGTACCGCTGACCTGTATCTGCTGATCGTCGGCTGTGCCGTGCAGATGCTGGGGATGGTGATGGATGAGGCCTACCGGCTGCATGATGAAAACAGTCAGATTGTGTAA
- a CDS encoding helix-turn-helix domain-containing protein encodes MSIVVNLDIMLAKRKVKSKDLAEQIGITEANLSLLKSGKVKGVRFATLEAICRYLDCQPGDLLEYQPDQE; translated from the coding sequence ATGTCGATTGTCGTTAACCTGGATATCATGCTTGCAAAACGCAAGGTCAAATCAAAGGATCTGGCCGAGCAGATCGGCATTACCGAAGCAAACCTGTCACTCCTGAAGAGCGGCAAGGTCAAAGGGGTGCGCTTTGCCACACTGGAGGCGATCTGTCGCTATCTGGACTGTCAGCCCGGCGATCTGCTGGAATACCAGCCGGATCAGGAATAA
- a CDS encoding pirin family protein — translation MQPRSISKVFKSVPTIEGAGVHLKRAFGYHQLPLFDPFLMLDDFHTNNPDEYLAGFPWHPHRGIETITYILEGRVEHGDSMGNSGVIGAGDVQWMTAGSGVIHQEMPKLSPSGTMWGFQFWTNLPASQKMIAPRYRDVPAATIPEVTLENGASIKVIAGKVAGVQGPVQDILADPELLDVRLLPGTVFEHAVTDGYTVVAYLLSGQGYFDQGRDPYAYDYAGTGWLDLERDCCFGPETTILYEHQGEGIRVTAGEQGLRFLLLVGQPLGEPIAWQGPIVMNSREELRIAFEEYHNGSFVK, via the coding sequence ATGCAACCACGTTCCATCAGCAAGGTGTTTAAAAGCGTTCCCACCATAGAGGGAGCCGGTGTCCACCTCAAGCGGGCCTTTGGTTATCACCAGCTCCCGCTGTTCGACCCGTTCCTGATGCTGGACGATTTCCACACCAACAACCCGGACGAGTATCTGGCAGGCTTTCCCTGGCATCCCCACCGCGGGATCGAGACCATCACCTACATCCTTGAGGGGCGGGTGGAACATGGCGACAGCATGGGCAACAGCGGGGTGATCGGGGCCGGCGACGTACAATGGATGACGGCCGGCAGCGGCGTCATCCATCAAGAGATGCCCAAACTGAGTCCCAGCGGCACCATGTGGGGCTTCCAGTTCTGGACCAACCTGCCGGCCAGCCAAAAGATGATCGCCCCCCGCTACCGCGATGTCCCGGCTGCCACCATCCCCGAAGTAACCCTGGAGAATGGTGCCTCAATTAAAGTGATCGCAGGAAAGGTGGCCGGTGTGCAGGGACCGGTACAGGATATCCTGGCCGATCCGGAACTGCTGGATGTACGCCTGCTGCCGGGCACCGTTTTTGAGCATGCCGTAACCGATGGCTACACCGTGGTGGCCTATCTGCTGAGCGGCCAGGGCTATTTTGATCAGGGCCGTGATCCCTATGCCTACGACTATGCCGGTACGGGCTGGCTGGATCTGGAGCGGGACTGCTGCTTTGGCCCCGAGACAACCATACTGTACGAGCACCAAGGGGAGGGCATCCGGGTGACTGCCGGTGAGCAGGGGCTGCGCTTCCTGCTGCTGGTCGGACAGCCGCTGGGTGAACCGATTGCCTGGCAGGGGCCGATTGTGATGAACAGTCGCGAAGAGCTGCGTATCGCCTTTGAAGAGTACCATAACGGCAGCTTTGTGAAGTAG
- a CDS encoding ferritin-like domain-containing protein, with amino-acid sequence MGSKGREIIGMDVDELLELLRRAFSDEWLAYYQYWLGAKLVKGPMKDAVGAELLQHATEELLHADMVAMRIIQLGGTPVTRPEEWYRHTNCGYDAPDDPFVKVLLEQNIKGEQCAIGVYKRLMDITRDKDPVTYNMVLTILQQEIEHEEDLQALLEDYELLVRAMKG; translated from the coding sequence ATGGGATCAAAGGGACGCGAAATTATCGGGATGGATGTCGATGAGCTGCTGGAACTTTTGCGCAGGGCCTTTTCCGATGAATGGCTGGCCTACTACCAGTACTGGCTGGGGGCCAAGCTGGTCAAAGGTCCGATGAAGGATGCGGTCGGGGCCGAGCTGTTGCAGCATGCCACCGAAGAGCTGCTGCATGCCGACATGGTGGCCATGCGGATCATTCAACTGGGGGGAACCCCGGTTACCAGACCTGAGGAGTGGTACCGGCATACCAATTGCGGGTACGATGCCCCGGATGACCCGTTTGTCAAGGTCCTGCTGGAACAGAACATCAAGGGAGAGCAGTGCGCCATCGGGGTCTATAAACGCCTGATGGACATCACCCGTGACAAGGACCCGGTTACCTACAACATGGTCCTCACCATCCTGCAGCAGGAGATTGAACATGAGGAAGACCTGCAGGCGTTGCTGGAGGATTATGAGCTGCTGGTCAGGGCGATGAAGGGCTGA
- the wrbA gene encoding NAD(P)H:quinone oxidoreductase, with product MSKIQIVFYSMYGHIHTMAEAVADGVRSVGGCSAELLQVPELISEEVLEKYGAKAARAAFAHIPTATVERLAEADAIIFGTPTRFGNMAAQMRNFLDQTGKLWLSGGLVGKVGSVFASTATQHGGQETTITSFHSTLLHHGMIIVGVPYTEQRLLTMDEISGGSPYGATTLAGGDGSRRPSENELAIARFQGAHVAKITARLTA from the coding sequence ATGTCAAAAATCCAGATCGTGTTTTACAGCATGTACGGCCACATCCATACCATGGCCGAGGCCGTTGCCGATGGCGTGCGGAGTGTCGGGGGCTGCAGCGCGGAACTGCTGCAGGTGCCTGAACTGATCTCCGAAGAGGTACTTGAAAAATACGGGGCCAAAGCCGCCCGCGCCGCCTTTGCCCATATCCCGACAGCCACGGTGGAGAGACTGGCCGAGGCCGATGCCATCATCTTCGGCACACCGACCCGTTTCGGCAACATGGCGGCCCAGATGCGCAATTTTCTGGACCAGACCGGCAAGCTCTGGCTGAGCGGCGGACTGGTGGGGAAGGTCGGCAGCGTCTTTGCCAGCACCGCCACCCAGCACGGCGGCCAGGAGACCACCATCACCAGTTTTCACTCCACGCTGCTCCACCACGGCATGATTATCGTTGGTGTCCCCTATACGGAGCAACGTCTGCTGACCATGGATGAAATCAGCGGCGGCAGCCCGTACGGGGCAACCACCCTGGCCGGTGGCGACGGTTCCCGCCGCCCCTCTGAAAATGAGCTTGCCATTGCGCGGTTTCAGGGGGCGCATGTGGCAAAAATTACCGCCAGACTGACCGCCTGA
- a CDS encoding alkene reductase, producing the protein MKLFSAYTLGTVKLQNRVVMSPMTRSRATDNLPNSLMADYYGQRSGAGLIITEGTSPSPNGLGYARIPGAFSPQQTAGWQRVADAAHAGGARIFMQLMHCGRVGSRLNLPPGAELVAPSACALSGKIWTDSQGEQPYDPPREMRLHEIEQTINEYVLAAQNALAAGFDGVEVHGANGYLINQFLDPGSNRRSDEYGGDAACRNRFALDVAAAVIAEIGAERVGIRLSPYGVFNEMSGAYDGIADQYVALAAAAGGLGLTYLHLVDHSAMGAPRPEPATVQAMCRAFRAGGGAGVILSGGYDGERAEADLQSGAADLIAFGRPFIANPDLVARIKAGYPLALPDQTTFYSPGPAGYTDYPAMP; encoded by the coding sequence ATGAAACTTTTTTCAGCGTACACACTGGGTACCGTCAAGCTGCAGAACCGGGTCGTCATGTCGCCCATGACCCGTTCGCGGGCCACGGATAATCTGCCGAACAGCCTGATGGCCGATTATTACGGCCAGCGCTCGGGTGCCGGTCTGATCATCACCGAGGGGACCTCGCCATCCCCCAACGGGCTTGGTTACGCCCGGATCCCCGGTGCCTTTTCCCCGCAGCAGACCGCGGGCTGGCAACGGGTAGCTGATGCCGCCCATGCCGGTGGCGCCCGGATCTTCATGCAGCTGATGCATTGCGGCCGGGTGGGCAGCAGACTCAATCTGCCGCCGGGTGCAGAACTGGTGGCTCCCTCGGCATGTGCCCTGAGCGGCAAGATCTGGACCGACAGCCAGGGTGAGCAGCCCTATGATCCGCCGCGGGAGATGCGCCTGCATGAGATCGAGCAGACCATTAACGAGTATGTGCTGGCAGCCCAAAATGCCCTGGCAGCCGGATTTGACGGTGTTGAGGTGCATGGCGCCAACGGCTATCTGATCAATCAGTTCCTTGATCCCGGTTCAAACCGGCGCAGTGATGAGTATGGCGGCGATGCTGCGTGCCGTAACCGCTTTGCCCTGGATGTCGCTGCTGCCGTAATCGCTGAAATCGGGGCAGAGCGGGTTGGTATCCGGCTTTCACCCTATGGTGTCTTCAATGAGATGAGCGGCGCCTACGACGGGATTGCCGATCAGTATGTCGCACTGGCTGCAGCAGCAGGCGGGTTGGGGCTGACCTACCTGCATCTGGTGGATCACTCTGCCATGGGGGCACCCAGACCTGAACCGGCCACGGTGCAGGCCATGTGCCGGGCCTTCCGTGCCGGCGGCGGCGCTGGGGTGATCCTTTCCGGTGGCTATGATGGAGAACGGGCCGAGGCTGACCTGCAGAGCGGCGCAGCAGATCTGATCGCCTTTGGGCGCCCCTTCATCGCCAACCCGGATCTGGTGGCACGGATCAAGGCCGGTTATCCGCTGGCGCTGCCGGACCAGACGACCTTTTATTCACCGGGTCCGGCCGGTTACACCGACTATCCTGCCATGCCGTAA
- a CDS encoding PAS domain-containing hybrid sensor histidine kinase/response regulator, with product MEELRMNEEKLRLFVEYAPAALAMFDREMRYLYVSRRWLTDYRLGDRDLRGLSHYDVFPEIQQRWKELHSRCLAGESLSADSDRFVRADGTVQWLRWEIRPWFVTPDEIGGIVIFSEDITKLKQAEDVLRRYELLSKYSRDIALFIRRGDGRILEANDAAVRTYGYSHDELLGMTIYDLRTPDCAAPAPAQMEEADTHGILFETVHRTKEGRAFPVEVSSCGVDIGDDRILLSLVREISKRKEAEAELKRNAEVEHARLAELEALMQAVPAAVLISHDPHCHVITGNHAAYELLRMEYGSNTSKSNPDAKTSHFKVLHQGKELSVAELPLQQAIATGMPVCNFEEEILFDNGDCVSVYGNAVPLRDASGSITGVVAAFVDIGQLVQAQEEARQARLAAEAANRAKSAFLANMSHEIRTPLNGIVGTAQLLEFTRLTGEQKDYLADIKSSSSTLLSLLNDVLDLSKIEAGKITLESLDFRLRASIDGVIKSLKSLAQSKGLQIELQIPDSVPDCLKGDQTRFKQILLNLLGNAVKFTETGGITVSVRLKEQHNDQLLLEIDVKDTGIGISPQMLEMIFEPFTQAETSLTKKYGGTGLGLAICKRLVTMMGGQLWAESVAGGGSTFHLAAPFSLCTQQDAECPLDAPPPAATEWDGPPLRILLADDHEINLKFTSRLLEKFGHTVVQARDGQEALQLWEQHDFDLILMDVSMPVVSGIEAVGVIRQKERDTHRHLPIIALTGHASVQIKEQVAHQGFDGCLIKPIPLEVLLQELKRHLPGC from the coding sequence ATGGAAGAACTACGGATGAATGAAGAGAAGCTGCGGCTCTTTGTCGAATATGCGCCGGCAGCCCTGGCCATGTTTGATCGTGAGATGCGTTACCTGTATGTCAGCCGCCGCTGGCTGACTGACTACCGGCTGGGTGACCGGGACCTGCGGGGCCTGTCGCACTATGATGTCTTTCCTGAAATCCAGCAGCGCTGGAAAGAGCTGCATAGCCGCTGTCTTGCAGGAGAGTCCCTGTCTGCAGACTCAGACCGTTTTGTGCGTGCTGACGGCACCGTCCAGTGGTTGCGCTGGGAAATCCGGCCCTGGTTCGTCACCCCTGACGAGATTGGCGGTATCGTTATTTTTTCCGAGGATATCACCAAGCTCAAGCAGGCTGAAGATGTCCTGCGGCGTTATGAGCTGCTCTCCAAGTACAGCCGCGACATCGCCCTGTTTATCCGGCGGGGCGACGGCCGCATCCTGGAGGCGAATGATGCGGCTGTCAGGACCTACGGCTACAGCCATGATGAGCTGCTGGGCATGACGATATATGACCTCAGGACGCCGGATTGTGCAGCACCTGCACCTGCCCAGATGGAGGAGGCAGACACCCACGGGATCCTCTTTGAGACCGTACACCGCACCAAAGAGGGCAGGGCATTTCCGGTGGAGGTCAGCTCCTGCGGTGTTGATATCGGTGATGACCGGATCCTGCTCAGCCTGGTCCGGGAGATCAGCAAGCGCAAGGAAGCCGAAGCGGAGCTGAAAAGAAATGCCGAAGTTGAGCATGCCCGCCTGGCTGAGCTGGAGGCGTTGATGCAGGCAGTTCCGGCCGCCGTTCTGATCAGCCATGACCCGCACTGTCACGTCATCACCGGCAACCATGCCGCCTACGAGCTGCTGCGGATGGAGTACGGCAGCAATACCTCAAAAAGCAATCCTGATGCCAAGACCAGTCATTTCAAGGTGTTGCACCAGGGCAAGGAGCTGTCCGTTGCGGAATTACCGCTGCAACAGGCGATAGCAACCGGGATGCCGGTCTGCAACTTTGAAGAAGAGATCCTCTTCGACAACGGAGACTGCGTCTCGGTCTACGGCAATGCCGTGCCGTTAAGGGATGCCAGCGGCAGCATAACCGGTGTGGTAGCCGCCTTTGTCGACATCGGCCAGCTGGTGCAGGCACAGGAAGAGGCCAGACAGGCCAGACTGGCTGCCGAGGCAGCCAACCGTGCCAAAAGCGCGTTTCTGGCCAACATGAGCCACGAAATCCGCACCCCCCTCAACGGCATCGTCGGCACGGCACAGCTGCTTGAGTTTACCCGCTTGACCGGTGAACAGAAGGACTACCTGGCCGATATCAAATCATCCTCCAGCACCTTGCTGTCGCTGCTGAATGATGTGCTTGATCTCTCCAAGATCGAAGCCGGCAAGATCACGCTTGAGTCTTTGGACTTCAGGCTGCGTGCGAGTATTGACGGCGTTATCAAATCGCTGAAATCACTGGCACAGTCCAAGGGCCTGCAGATAGAGCTGCAGATCCCGGACAGTGTGCCGGATTGCCTGAAAGGCGACCAGACCCGTTTCAAGCAGATACTGCTCAACCTGCTCGGCAATGCGGTCAAATTTACGGAGACGGGCGGCATTACCGTATCGGTGAGGCTGAAAGAGCAGCACAACGACCAGTTGCTACTTGAGATCGATGTCAAGGATACCGGCATCGGGATCTCTCCCCAGATGCTTGAAATGATTTTTGAACCGTTTACCCAGGCAGAAACCTCCCTGACCAAAAAATACGGCGGCACCGGCCTGGGCCTGGCAATCTGCAAACGGCTGGTCACCATGATGGGCGGGCAGTTGTGGGCCGAGAGCGTTGCAGGGGGTGGCAGCACCTTCCATCTGGCAGCACCGTTTTCCCTCTGCACGCAGCAAGACGCGGAATGTCCGCTTGACGCGCCTCCGCCGGCCGCAACGGAATGGGATGGCCCTCCACTGCGCATCCTGCTTGCCGATGACCATGAGATCAACCTGAAGTTCACCAGCAGGCTGCTGGAAAAATTCGGCCATACGGTCGTTCAGGCCCGTGACGGCCAGGAGGCCCTGCAACTGTGGGAACAGCACGACTTTGACCTGATTCTGATGGACGTGAGCATGCCGGTCGTAAGCGGCATCGAGGCGGTCGGGGTGATCCGGCAGAAGGAGCGGGACACACACAGGCATCTGCCGATCATTGCCCTGACCGGGCATGCCTCGGTGCAGATCAAGGAACAGGTGGCACACCAGGGGTTTGACGGCTGCCTGATCAAACCGATCCCCCTTGAGGTCCTGCTGCAGGAACTCAAGCGGCATCTTCCGGGCTGCTGA
- a CDS encoding putative DNA modification/repair radical SAM protein codes for MATDLMDRLKILADGAKYDVSCSSSGSSRSNSNGIGSAASCGICHSWTSDGRCVSLLKILMTNRCIYDCAYCVNRRSNDVQRVALSPAEVAELTIGFYRRNYIEGLFLSTGVVRSADYTMELLIQAVRTLREQYRFNGYIHLKLVPGADPLLVQQAGLWADRVSVNLELPTRESLQLLAPDKTRDSVVEPMRQVSNLITTNRAERKQSRKVARFAPAGQSTQLIVGATGESDRQIVTLSEQLYQRLDLKRVYYSAFIPAVADSRLPARPEAPLKREHRLYQADWLLRYYGFSAHELLDEGSPNLDSELDPKTGWALRHIELFPVEINRASYEELLRVPGVGVLSAQRIVRARRQGHLGLDDLFRLGVVMKRARYFITARGRSLEAAALDSSSLRSRLIDRTMSRKPQQLSLDFSNPVDDETRSLITGEL; via the coding sequence GTGGCAACGGATCTGATGGACAGGCTGAAAATACTGGCAGACGGGGCAAAATACGATGTCTCCTGTTCTTCCAGCGGCAGCTCCCGCAGTAACAGCAACGGGATCGGTTCTGCTGCTTCCTGCGGTATCTGCCACAGCTGGACCAGTGATGGTCGCTGTGTCTCCCTGCTCAAGATCCTGATGACCAACCGCTGCATCTACGACTGCGCCTACTGCGTCAACCGCCGCAGCAATGACGTGCAACGTGTGGCGCTTTCTCCGGCCGAGGTGGCAGAGCTGACCATCGGCTTTTACCGCCGCAACTACATTGAAGGGCTCTTTCTCAGTACCGGCGTGGTCCGTTCTGCCGACTACACCATGGAACTGCTGATTCAGGCAGTACGTACCCTGCGGGAGCAGTACCGTTTTAACGGCTACATCCATCTCAAGCTGGTGCCGGGTGCTGATCCGCTGCTGGTGCAGCAGGCCGGGCTCTGGGCGGACCGGGTCAGCGTCAATCTGGAACTGCCCACCCGTGAAAGTCTGCAACTGCTGGCACCGGATAAAACCCGTGATAGCGTGGTGGAGCCGATGCGTCAGGTCAGCAACCTGATCACAACCAATCGGGCCGAGCGGAAGCAGTCCCGCAAGGTAGCCCGCTTTGCGCCGGCTGGTCAGAGCACTCAGCTGATCGTGGGGGCCACGGGTGAATCTGACCGCCAGATTGTGACCCTGTCGGAACAGCTTTACCAGCGGCTTGATCTGAAGCGGGTCTACTACTCCGCCTTTATCCCCGCCGTGGCCGACAGCCGTCTGCCTGCCCGGCCCGAGGCTCCGCTCAAGCGTGAACATCGCCTGTACCAGGCCGACTGGTTGCTGCGCTACTACGGCTTCTCGGCCCATGAGCTGCTGGATGAGGGCTCCCCTAATCTGGACAGCGAGCTTGATCCCAAGACCGGCTGGGCCCTGCGCCATATTGAGCTGTTTCCGGTGGAGATCAATCGGGCCAGTTACGAAGAACTGTTGCGGGTGCCGGGGGTGGGAGTGCTGTCTGCCCAACGGATTGTCCGGGCCAGACGGCAAGGACATCTGGGACTGGATGATCTGTTCCGACTGGGAGTGGTAATGAAGCGGGCCCGCTACTTTATCACGGCCCGCGGCAGATCGCTGGAAGCTGCAGCGCTGGACAGCAGCAGCCTGCGCAGTCGCTTGATCGACAGAACAATGAGCCGGAAGCCACAGCAGCTCAGCCTTGATTTCAGTAATCCGGTTGACGACGAAACCCGCAGCCTGATTACGGGTGAACTGTAA
- a CDS encoding TIGR03915 family putative DNA repair protein, whose amino-acid sequence MSGCYCYDGTLAGLLTLYARLLPERVAVERISATPPDQQSLFSSEICIATDQAVAEAFWQRLTKRLSGNSLKLLRRCLLADHPQQELLIYHYLLLEAEQGWKVDGMLAHPQVAPVWKLSRQVGREAHRYLGFVRFQQLQDGLYYAAIAPDHRILLLIGAHFAERFRDQQWIIHDQRHGEGIVYDCNSKEWLLLPMEVTAQPDVTPEEAQFQKLWHSYFTTLAIPERRNLKLQQGKVPLKVRSYLTEFTV is encoded by the coding sequence ATGTCCGGTTGTTACTGCTATGACGGCACCCTGGCCGGGCTGCTGACCCTCTATGCCCGGTTATTGCCGGAACGGGTTGCCGTGGAACGGATCAGTGCTACCCCGCCTGATCAGCAGAGCCTGTTCAGCAGCGAGATCTGCATTGCCACGGATCAGGCCGTGGCAGAGGCGTTCTGGCAGCGTCTGACCAAACGTCTCTCCGGCAATTCACTCAAACTGTTGCGGCGCTGCCTGCTGGCTGATCATCCCCAACAGGAACTGCTGATCTACCACTATCTTCTGTTGGAGGCTGAACAGGGCTGGAAGGTTGACGGAATGCTGGCCCATCCACAGGTAGCACCGGTCTGGAAGCTGTCCCGGCAGGTGGGACGGGAGGCGCACCGCTACCTGGGCTTTGTCAGGTTTCAGCAGCTGCAGGACGGGCTGTACTATGCCGCCATTGCGCCGGATCATCGGATTCTGTTGCTGATCGGGGCCCACTTTGCCGAGCGGTTCCGTGACCAGCAGTGGATAATCCATGATCAGCGCCATGGTGAAGGAATTGTGTACGACTGTAACAGTAAGGAGTGGCTGCTGCTGCCGATGGAGGTAACCGCCCAACCTGATGTCACTCCAGAGGAGGCTCAGTTTCAGAAGCTGTGGCACAGTTACTTCACCACCCTGGCCATCCCGGAACGCAGGAATCTGAAGCTGCAGCAGGGCAAGGTACCGCTGAAGGTGCGGAGCTACCTGACGGAGTTTACGGTGTAA